DNA sequence from the Asticcacaulis sp. AND118 genome:
GAATTTCGACACGTTTCTTTCCGGCGGTATTTTGCGCCGGGCCCGATCCGACGACGCTGGTTTTTTATGCGAAGGGTTCGCCATGCTTCAAGACAAGCATTTTGCCGTCGAAACTGAGGCCCAGAGCCTTCAGGATATTCTTGACCGTGCGCGCCGTAAAATGGACGCCGGTTTGGCGCGGGTGGCGGTGATGGGCAATTTCCCGCCGCGTCAGTGCGGTCTGGCCACCTTTACCCGCGACATTTATGCCTGCCTGCACGAGGCCCTGCCGGCGGCGCGCTTCGAAGTGATCGCCATGGACGACCACGCCGGGCCCTACGCCTATCCGCCCGAAGTGACGCGCCATGTGCCGCAGGACGATGCGGCGGCCTATCGTCAACTGGCGGCCGACCTCAATGCGGCGCGGATGCAGGTCCTGTTCGTGCAGCACGAATTCGGCATCTTCGGCGGCCCGGCGGGGGCGCATCTGCTGGAATGTCTTGAGCGCGTGACCATGCCGGTGGTGACGACCCTGCACACCGTGCTGGAAAACCCCAACCCGGATCAGCGTCGCGTCATGGAAGGGCTGATCCGCCTGTCCTCGACCCTGATCACCATGGCGCACAAGGGGGCGGACATTCTCAAGCGCGTCTATGGCGTGCCGGAGTCGCAGATTCTGGTCGTGCCGCACGGCGCACCGGGCCGATCGCTGCGCCCGACCTCGGAATTCAAGGCGGCGCTGGAGGCCGAAGGGCGTCCGGTCATCTCGACCTTCGGGCTGCTATCGCCCAACAAGGGGATAGAGACCATTATCGAGGCCCTGCCGGCCATTTCCGAAGCCTGTCCGGACGTGCTGTATTTCGTGGTCGGCGCGACCCATCCCAACCTGATCCTCAATGAGGGTGAGGCGTACCGGGAGAGCCTCATCGCGCGGGCGAAGGAACTGGGCGTCGAAGACCATATCCGCTTCATCAACCGCTTCATGTCCGACAACGACCTGATCGACGTGCTTCAGGCCACCGATGTCTATGTCACGCCCTATCTGACGGAAACGCAGATCACGTCGGGAACGCTCAGCTACGCGCTGGCCGTGGGCAAGCCGGTGGTGTCGGCCCCTTACTGGCACGCCGTCGAGGCGCTGGCCGACGGGATCGGCGTGGTCTGTCCCTTCCGCGACAGCGCGGCTTTTGGAGCGGCGATCATCGACCTGCTGACCGACGATGCGAAGCGTCAGGCCATGGCCGAGCGCGCCTATGCCGCGGCCCTGCCGTCGCGCTGGAGCGCCGTCGCCGCCGCCTATACGAGCCGCGCCGGGAGCGACATTCGCACCAGGGCCCCGGTTATCCGCGTCGCGCCGTCGATCGGTTCGGCCCCGGCCTGGCGTGCCGTACTGCGTCTGTCCGACGATTGCGGCATGGCCCAACACAGCCGCTACCGCCTGCCCGACCGGGCGCACGGCTACTGCACAGACGACAATGCCCGCGCCTTGATGATGATGGCGCGACGGGCGAAGTTCGAGCGTTTCGACGAATATCGCATCGACCTGACTTACCGCTATGCGGGTT
Encoded proteins:
- a CDS encoding glycosyltransferase family 4 protein, which produces MLQDKHFAVETEAQSLQDILDRARRKMDAGLARVAVMGNFPPRQCGLATFTRDIYACLHEALPAARFEVIAMDDHAGPYAYPPEVTRHVPQDDAAAYRQLAADLNAARMQVLFVQHEFGIFGGPAGAHLLECLERVTMPVVTTLHTVLENPNPDQRRVMEGLIRLSSTLITMAHKGADILKRVYGVPESQILVVPHGAPGRSLRPTSEFKAALEAEGRPVISTFGLLSPNKGIETIIEALPAISEACPDVLYFVVGATHPNLILNEGEAYRESLIARAKELGVEDHIRFINRFMSDNDLIDVLQATDVYVTPYLTETQITSGTLSYALAVGKPVVSAPYWHAVEALADGIGVVCPFRDSAAFGAAIIDLLTDDAKRQAMAERAYAAALPSRWSAVAAAYTSRAGSDIRTRAPVIRVAPSIGSAPAWRAVLRLSDDCGMAQHSRYRLPDRAHGYCTDDNARALMMMARRAKFERFDEYRIDLTYRYAGFVNHAWNGDNGRFRNFMGFSRQWLDEGGSDDCCARAFESLIEVARSPLPDDMREWARELAQRVLPHVESWDSQRARAVVLRALDAAIGHVGEASEVLRVMADIAAPLHAGYRHNAAEHAWFEPALSYDNARLPEGLLLAGHRLGDTRSVQDAMSALVRIMGLQTAEDGHFRPIATRAFAAGQSSDGGREALFDQQPLEAQASLEACLTAWRVTGEETWKAQALRGWQWFRGENDHGLSLMTDDGGCFDGLTVHGLNQNQGAESVLALHLSWCALKDAGL